One region of Pan paniscus chromosome 5, NHGRI_mPanPan1-v2.0_pri, whole genome shotgun sequence genomic DNA includes:
- the E2F3 gene encoding transcription factor E2F3 isoform X3: MPLQQQAKRRLELGESGHQYLSDGLKTPKGKGRAALRSPDSPKKKTRYDTSLGLLTKKFIQLLSQSPDGVLDLNKAAEVLKVQKRRIYDITNVLEGIHLIKKKSKNNVQWMGCSLSEDGGMLAQCQGLSKEVTELSQEEKKLDELIQSCTLDLKLLTEDSENQRLAYVTYQDIRKISGLKDQTVIVVKAPPETRLEVPDSIESLQIHLASTQGPIEVYLCPEETETHSPMKTNNQDHNGNIPKPASKDLASTNSGHSDCSISMGNLSPLASPANLLQQTEDQIPSNLEGPFVNLLPPLLQEDYLLSLGEEEGISDLFDAYDLEKLPLVEDFMCS, from the exons GCAAAGCGAAGGCTGGAGCTAGGAGAAAGCGGTCATCAGTACCTCTCAGATGGTTTAAAAACCCCCAAGGGCAAAGGAAGAGCTGCACTACGAAGTCCAGATAGTCCAAAAA AAAAAACGCGGTATGATACGTCTCTTGGTCTGCTCACCAAGAAGTTCATTCAGCTCCTGAGCCAGTCACCCGATGGGGTATTGGATTTGAACAAGGCAGCAGAAGTGCTAAAAGTGCAAAAGAGAAGGATTTATGATATCACCAACGTTCTGGAAGGCATCCACCTCATTAAGAAGAAGTCTAAAAACAACGTCCAATGGAT GGGCTGCAGTCTGTCTGAGGATGGGGGCATGCTGGCCCAGTGTCAAGGCCTGTCAAAAGAAGTGACCGAGCTCAGTCAGGAAGAGAAGAAATTAGATGAACTGATCCAAAGCTGCACCCTGGACCTCAAACTGTTAACCGAGGATTCAGAGAATCAAAG GTTAGCTTATGTTACATATCAAGATATTCGAAAAATTAGTGGCCTTAAAGACCAAACTGTTATAGTTGTGAAAGCCCCTCCAGAAACAAGACTTGAAGTGCCTGACTCAATAGAG AGCCTACAAATACATTTGGCAAGTACCCAAGGGCCCATTGAGGTTTACTTATGTCCAGAAGAGACTGAAACACACAGTCCaatgaaaacaaacaaccaaGACCACAATGGGAATATCCCTAAACCCGCTTCCAAAG aCTTGGCTTCAACCAACTCAGGACATAGCGATTGCTCAATTTCTATGGGAAACCTTTCTCctctggcctccccagccaaCCTCTTACAGCAGACTGAGGACCAAATTCCTTCCAACCTAGAAGGACCCTTTGTGAACTTACTGCCTCCCCTGCTGCAAGAGGACTATCTCCTGAGCCTCGGGGAGGAGGAAGGCATCAGCGATCTCTTCGATGCTTACGATTTGGAAAAGCTCCCACTGGTGGAAGACTTCATGTGTAGTTGA